A genome region from Eretmochelys imbricata isolate rEreImb1 chromosome 8, rEreImb1.hap1, whole genome shotgun sequence includes the following:
- the COA7 gene encoding cytochrome c oxidase assembly factor 7 has translation MAGLVNLEDEEEVKGYLENLGIEYSYQCYKEGDPDGCHRLADYLEGVKKDFEAAAKVLKENCEKNQNSESCYKLGAYYATGKGGLTQDLKAAYNCFLKSCEKGGKKSINACHNVGLLAHDGQVNDDKPDPVLARDYYSKACDGSFAPSCFNLSAIYLQGAPGIPKDMNLALKYSLKACDMGHVWACANASRMYKLGDGIDKNDAKAEALKNRARDLHKEQQEASRALTFGE, from the exons ATGGCCGGGCTGGTCAACctggaggacgaggaggaggtgAAGGGCTACCTGGAGAACCTGGGCATCGAGTACAGCTACCAGTGCTACAAGGAGGGCGATCCGGACG GTTGCCATCGATTGGCTGATTATTTGGAGGGGGTGAAGAAGGACTTCGAAGCAGCTGCCAAGGTGCTAAAAGAAAACTGTGAAAAGAATCAGAACAGCGAGAGTTGCTATAAACTTGGAGCTTATTATGCAACTGGGAAAG gtggaCTCACCCAAGATTTGAAAGCTGCCTACAACTGTTTTCTGAAGTCTTGCGAGAAAGGTGGGAAGAAATCAATAAATGCTTGCCACAACGTTGGACTTTTAGCTCACGATGGGCAAGTAAATGACGACAAACCTGACCCAGTCCTTGCCAGGGACTACTACAGTAAAGCATGTGATGGCAGTTTTGCTCCTAGTTGCTTCAATCTTAGTGCGATATATCTTCAAGGAGCACCTGGGATACCAAAGGACATGAACCTAGCTTTGAAGTACTCTTTGAAAGCATGTGACATGGGTCATGTGTGGGCATGTGCCAATGCCAGTCGAATGTATAAACTAGGAGATGGAATTGATAAGAATGATGCCAAGGCAGAGGCTCTGAAAAACAGGGCAAGAGACCTACATAAAGAACAGCAGGAAGCTTCTAGAGCCTTAACATTTGGGGAGTAA